DNA sequence from the Salmo trutta chromosome 28, fSalTru1.1, whole genome shotgun sequence genome:
ctgaaataaatcattctctctactattattctgacatttcacattattaaaataaagtggggatcctaactgacctaagacagggaatttttactaggattaaatgtcaggaattgtgaaaaactgagtttaaatgtatttggctacagtgtatgtaaacttccgacttcaactgtatactggcTATCATTCATCTTCATTAACTAATGTATTTAATTTAACTAATTTATTTAATGTATCTTCATTCCTTCATCTTCATCTAACAGAGACCTGTTACACAGACCCTGCCCATCGATTTTTACAATTAGAGTTTTAACCAAAGTGAGATCTTTGCTGAAGGTTTGGTTCATTACCTGTCTGCCTGTTGAGATCTCTGTGTGGTTGATTGTGCTGCATCCTGCATGGCATGGGGAGTAATACATCACACCGTCGTCTCCACAGACTGGGTTATAGAGCTCTCGTAAACAGTTGCAATTTGCATTACACCCCACTGTCAGGTTGGGGTGTAACAAAGAgctgagagacggagagagaaatagagttgAAAGGTTATTTTCTATGACATCCATGATTAATGTCTTGCTCTGTATGCAGTAGTatttattctactgtgttattaatGTTAATTAGCCTGCaaaccagtctgtttagctaacattccactccttaaACTCTTTGTCATTGCAAAACTATTCGGCGGTATGTAACCTAAACAGACTTGTACCATGGCTAACTGTTGATCGTTTCGTGGAATGGAACTGGAATAGGACAATAAGGAGCTGGTCTAGTTGTTGACTAGCTAAATATATGAAtttgcttgagggggaatgtctTGTCTATCACATTGTGCATAGACATGCGGCTGACAAAGTAAAAGTTTTAAACTGTAAAATACTTGTCAAACAGcataccctcctctcctcccctggtgGGTTGTACAATCCCTCTGCTTCCTCTCTGTTAATTAGTATTCCACAGCTAGAGGGCATCAACTAATGTGTAATCAACTCAGTGTTAATGTGTGCTGCTTTAATGTTGAGTCATTGGTGTTGTTTACTGTGGGCTACTCTGTATGCTTTATTTAGTCTCTTAAGATTTTCATAATTCAATTGAGCTCGTCCTGATTTTCAGCTAAATATCCTTACCATATGATAATGTAACATTACAGAAATAATGTCAAATGATCCTTCTAATGGACACCAATGGTCTGTCTGTTCAATGCACCTGGTCTGGGTTTACCTGTTGCGGAGGTTGTTGGCTTGCTCATAGTACTGTTCATTGTAGTTCTTGTTGTACTGATGGCCCGGTGGCAGGTTGCTGGGGTAGGGAGCGGTCACCCCGGCCATAGGGACATTGGGACAGTGGATGAGGAAGATGAATATGGCCAGTAGACTGACGAGGGCACACACCATGCAGAAACGGATGATGCCACGGCAACGTAGGTTCAGCTTCTTCACGATGTAGCCGCCCAGGAAGGTGCCACCTCCGCCCGCGGGCACCACCATGTAGCCTGGTGGGAGTAAAGGGAAGGTTAATACCCATGTGTATGTGAGGGACGAGGATGGATGAGGATGGAAGAGGATGGAAGCATAAATAGCTAAATGGTAGTAGTGTGACTAAAAGAAGAGAGGTAGATGAGGTAGGGTCCTAATATAGTGGAGGGGGTAGGTGGTGTTTCAAATATACAATCTGCTATAAGTGCATGTTTGCGTATGGGGTAATGTTAGTTGTCTGGTTCAGTAGTCTCTTACCGAACCATGTGGCTGCCTCAGATGCACTCAAGCTGAACTGAGACTCCAGGAACTTTGGGCCAAAGGTGGACATGCCAGCGATGAGGGTGGCCTCCGTGGCCCCCGCCAGACACaggaagaggaagggagggtTCTTCAGCAGGAGCAACactgacctggagagagagagagcgagtgagagagagagagcgcgcaagaGAGATCTCTTTAGTAAGACCTTATCTTCTTAATTAAAGGTCCATCCCTGACCCTGGAAATGACAGCCACAGTGAAAATAAATACTTTACTACCATGTTATACGATGTAATCACTGTCCTGTTTCCTCTCAGTAATCCTCTGTTGCCATGGAGAACCAGCTGGCTTTCTGAGCCCAAGTGGGGTACAGGACACATAATAAACACTGTAGCTATGCATGGAGGGATTACACTATCGTATATAAGTCTGATATCTGTGTGAGAGTTATGAAGTAAGAGTGTAGGGCTTTCTGGTGGTCCCTCTAGTGCCCTAGAGTGTATGGTCACCTACCTAGGCATGTCCTTCACTGACTTCCCAAACTGAGGGTCTGATGCACTGGCCTGACTGCCATCTTTCAGCTGGTGGGCCTCAGACACACGCATGGCGACATACTTCTGAGAGcctagagagagaagggggaaaatAGAGATATTCATGTTGATGGCAAAGATTGGGTTAGTTGCTGATCTGAttgtttagtgttctgtgttctgtgttgctGGATAAGTGACAATAAATTGGAAAGTAACCTGGTAGTTGGCGTGGGTAGCCCAGGATGGGCAGGGCAATGACCAGCGCTGCTGCCCCTCCTGCAAGGAAGCCAATCCACCAGGCCCCCACCCACAGAGGGTTCTCTGGAGTCAACTCCGTCCTACACACAGGGAAGGGGCACAGAAGAAGGAATGAAGAAgatgagaaagagacaaagagggagaaagagtgtgCTAGGGGCAATAATTAAGTTGAtagctttttttgggggggggggtttgagcAAAGGTTACACTACaaatggccactagatggcactaTTCTTTATCTGTAGAAAGATGTTGCTCTGCTGCAATCTCCAATTTTAAGGTGAACTATTTTTATACAGTCTATGGGTCTAACTGATCTAGAAACGGTAAGTACAGCTACGTTAAGTAGCTAACTCCCTGAGGTTAGTCCAGGTGTATGGTAGGTGGAGACAGAATAACTGAGGTACTCACGTCATGTGAACCTCTGTATAGATGTTGAGAAAGTGTCCTCCTAGAAGGTACCCTGCTGCTGGACCCACGATGGCTGCTGTATAGAAGATCCCTAAGGAAACAGAGAAGAGAGCTGCGTGTGTCAGTTAGGGACTTCCTACTTCCTTTCAACTGAGTAAAAATACCTAATTGTTCCTGCTTTGATGGTTTGGTTTTCATCTGTGTTGTTTTATTGTGATAGATAAGCTCGCAGAAACAGAGTGTGTTCACTGAATCCTCACTGGGGTCAGCAAGGTGGACATTGTCTTTGATTGCCTCTGTTGCCTTTGAAATTAGGATAGCGGGGGAGAGGCCCAATTCAAGGGCATATTATTGATGTCTGTGTTGAAACTGCTGAATGGAAAGATGGGAAGTCTAAGGGAGCCTGAAAGGGTCAAAATTGTAGGCCTCATTCTGGGTGTGACATTGATCCTCCTTGATGGTAGGTCAATAGGGAACGTCAGATGTGGCGGGGGTTTCTGTGGCTTGTCTGCTGAAGCTCAGGTGGAGACATAACGTCGCACACATCCAATTTCAACAACTTTCACCTACAATCAAGCTCAATCAACAGGGATGTAACAGTCTGTTATTGTTTTAGACTGCCTTTCCGAGCCATTAGATATAACCCTCACTTTCACATCTAAGACCTCTTTTTTACTGAGTCTTTCTCCGATGTGTGACATCTCGAAGGTCTAATTTATTCACCTATTACACCAGTGAAGCAGGCTCTGCTCTCATCCTGACTACTTTTCTGTCATTATAACTTGTCTCACAGCATCCTGGTTACTGCTTCTGTGCAGTCATTCTGTGGACACACCTAATTTAGAAGTGACCACAGGGTTATAGATCACACAGGATATCAGCCATCACAACAGCCACAAATACTGGCAGCACACTTCAAGAGTAGCATGAAGAAAGTCTagacccctcaaactcaactccaCTGCATTTTTTAATTGTTCCCTTAtagtcagggactgatttagacctgtgacaccaggtgggtgcaattaattatcaggttgaacagaaaaccagcaggctacGGACatcatagggtaagagttgagtacccctggttTAGACCATAAGCAAATCAAGTAAGTCATCTACAGTTCACAGTTCCTTTGACACAGTACATTTTTAGTTACATTAAAATCAAATATTGTAACATTATTAAACACAATTAAAACTATTCTCTGATTGATGACAAATATATGCACCACATTAAATCTGAATAGTACACCTGAGAAAATACACATTCCAAAAAATATTAGATATTACAATGGTACTACAGTCAGCGTTGTGCTTAGTGACTCACCAATGTACACTGGAGCATAGCTGGACTTGACGTTCTCGTCCAGGTAGGTGACCCCCAGAGTGTACAGGGGAGTGGCTCCCACCCCGTGCAGGAACTGGCCCAGCATGAAGACAAAGCGGTAGCTGGACAGGCCCCCACCCTCGCTATCATGGCAAGGGCTGGTACGGTTATCTGTGCACACACCTGTCCGCTCAGGAATGCTGACCTGGTATGGGGGAGTGGTGAAGTGAGGCAGGGCGAACACCAGAGAGCCTAGCGCCATGACTAGCACCCCCCAGCCCAGCCAACGAGGCTTGTGCCCCGTCCCACCAAAGTAACTGACGAAGGCCAGGCACACACAGGCAGCGATGTCGTAGGAGCTGGCGATGAGCCCGGCCTGGTAGCTACGCAGGTCAAAGCGCCTCTCTATGGAGGTCACCACGGTGTTGATGAAGCCGTTGATGATCATGCCCTGGAGGAAGGAAGCCACACAGAGGAAGAAGAGCACCCAGCGAGGGGTGTTGAAGGTCTGGATGGCTCGGGGCGTCAGGGCCCCCCAGCCACACAGCCCTTCTGAGTCCGTGGGGATGAATTTGAGGCCCAGGGGGGTCTCTGTGGGCACCTCAACCCCGTAAAGCTGTCCAGGCAGAGGGGCAGAAGCCCTGGTGAGGATGAGGTGGCCAGCAGGGCCTTCTCCAGCAGGGCTGCCGGGGCCTGAGCCCACTGGGCTATCCTCGTGAGAGTTCAAGGGGCTGGGTGTATCCAGGGAGGGGCCCATGGGGCCGTTCTGGAGGTCCAGGAGCTCCTGCTTGGAGCTGAAGGAGGTGTCGGCATTAAGTAGGATGGGCATGGCCCCAGGGAGAGGCTCTCTGAGAGACAGGGTCTGGCCTGGGAGACAGGGTAGTAttttgggggagggagagactgcTAAAAGATAAGGATGCTGTTCTcctgtaggctactgtctgtacCCGGTATGTGCCTATGCCATGGAGCTGTCAAAGTCTCTGCATGTGGAAAGCACAGCTCTGCAGGAGGTCCACTATATCGGAGAATGGACAGGACGTGCCATTCTGGAGCCTCTGGGAAACTTCATcctaaagagaggagagaacaggacatattttgaaaatatgaaaatgttGGGATAAAAAAATCATGATTCTAATACAACACATTTAATCCAATTCCTTTGCCTAGTGCCTGCTGACAGAGGACATCTGTCTCTGGTTGGGTTTAGCCAGGTCTCatgttactgtactatactgactatTACCCTCCTGTGATGGTGCCAGGGCATTGGAGTGGTCCAGAGGACCAGAACAAAACACTAACGGCATTAGCTCTGCATGGTAGCTTTAGCACAACTATTACTGCTTTCTGTTATCTGCCCAGACCCACAGGTTTCCCCCAACAAACACAGCCCAGTGGGCTAAAACTGGTTGAACCAACGCTTTTTCCACATCATATCAACACATTTTTGTATGTGTTGCCGTCGAATCATTGTAGAAAACTGATTGAATTTGCCAAAAGTCATCAACATATGAGAAATGGCGCTGTATTGGATAGCATTCGTTGTACAGGCCACTGACCAATTCTGcaattttgtgtgttttttctgcGCTGATATTAACTTTTTTGGTACATAATGTTTCCgctatgaccgaaaatagcttctggacataaaaacagtgatcactaacctcgatttggatgaagatttctacttcaatgagtcggaggCGCAGGACATACTGCTCCCCCTGGAAAGGCCCTAATCCCAGTGACACAGAAAATGAAACAATTGCATAAGAGAGGCCAACTTGCGGGCACCCTGACGAAACTACATCGGTGAGTAcataaaccgcctctaccctccATTCTATTGGCGAATGTACAATCACTGGACAACAAACTGGACGAGatccgttcaagactatcctatcaacgggacagtGGTGTAACAAGGGCATGGATAATATACATCAAGCTATTTTTTTCTAttcatcggcaggacagaacggcaACGTCAGGTAAGCTCAAGGGAGGAGGCGTGTGTCTCTTTgttatccaatggcattgaggagattACCACgttagtcaccggcttcattaatatgCACATCAATGACTTTGTCCCCATAGTGACcttacgtacatatcccaaccagaagcaatggattacaggaaacatcctcactgagctaaaggctagagcttctgctttcaaggagcgcCACACTAATCCAGACACTgataagaaattccgctatgccctccgacgaatcatcaaacaggcaaagcaggactaagatcgaatacAGGActaatcctactacaccggctctgatgctcgtcggatctGGCAGAGCTtgctatcacggattacaaaggggaAGAAAAAACTAACGGTAATATCATATGTTTCACTGAGACGTggttgaacgacgacatggaAAATATAGAGCTGGGTGGTGaagtctggtaagacgaggggcgggggtctgtgtctatttgtcaataactactggtgcgcaatgtctaatattaaagatgtctcgaggtattgctcgcctgtggtagaatacctcatgaaaATATTGTGTTacttaaaaacatatatatattgtaaatattttcttaactcctcttgaactgcactgttggttaagggcttgtaagtaagcatttcaattaaggtctacaccagttgtattcggtgcatgtgacaaataaagtttgatttgatttgaaacactgCTCTATTACACCCCACACTGCTctgcccacctggacaaaaggaacacctatgtgagaattctgttcattggctacatctcagcgttcaacaccatagtgtcctccaagctcatcactaagcaaaggacttcctgacaggccccccacaggtggtgagggtaggcaacaacacatctgccatgctgaccctcaacatgggagcccctcaggggtactgtttagtcccctcctgtactccccgttTACCTACGACTGCGCGGCTGTGCGCGattccatcattaagtttgccgacgacggTGGTTGACCTGATCACCGAtgacgatgagacagtctatTGGGAGGAGACTGTCAGAGAACAGACAGTGTGATGCCAGAaaaacaacttctccctcaacgtcagcaagacaaaggagttgattgtgaaCTAAAGGAAATGGAggggagcacgcccccattcacatcgaaatagctgtagtggagtgggtcgagagcttcaagttcctcggtgtccacatcatcatTGTCcacaccagtggtggaaaaagtaccgtattgtcatacttgagtaaaagtaaagataccttcatagaaaatgactcaagtaaaagtgaaagtcacccagtaaaatagtacttgagAAAAAgctttaaaagtatttggttttaaatatatttaagtatcaaaagtaaaagtataaataataaaaaaaatccttatagtaagcaaaccagacggcatttTATTTTTTGTCTTTAGGAACGTAGTGAAGAAAAGGTAAAAGTTgtgaaaatataaatagtaaagtacagataaccccAAAAACTACTAAAGTAGtacttttaaaatatttttgacgtaagtactttacaccactggtccacacacaccaacacaattgtgaagagggcacaacaacgcctattccccctcaggaggctgaaaagatttggcatgggccctcagatccttaaaaagttAAACAACTGCAcctttgagagcatcttgactggctggctccatcaccgcttggtatggcaacagcttggtatccgaccgcaaggtgctacagagggtagtgcgtacagcccagtacatcaatgggaCCGAGTTCCCTGGCATCCAGGAcctagtttttttatttttttattttttacccagtTTTCTCatcaatttcgtggtatccaattggtagttacagtcttgtctcatcgctgcaactcccgtacgcactcgggagaggtgaaggtcgagagccatgcgtcctccgaaacacaacccaaccaagccgcactgcttcttgacacaatgcccacttaacccggaagtcagccgcaccaatgtgtcggaggaaacaccgtgcacctggcgaccatgtcagcgtgcattgcgcctggcccgccacaggagttgctagtgggacaaggacatccctgccgggccaaaccctcacctaacccagacgacgcagggccaattgtgcgccgcacaatgggtctcccagtcgcggccggctgcaacagagcctggacttgaacccagaatctctagtggcacagttaGCACGGCGATGCCGTGCTACTGCGCCGcgccactgcgccacttgggaggccatccaggacctctattgcAGGTGGCGTCAGAGGAagcccctaaaaattgtcaaagactccagccacccaagtcatagactgttctctctgataccgcacagcaagcagtgcCGATGCACTGGAACCAGCAGGACCCTGTCTGgaaccaagtctggaaccaacaagaccctgaactacttcccaagccataagacttctaaatactacactgctcaaaaaaataaagggaacactaaaataacacatcctagatctgaatgaatgaaataatcttattaaaaccttttttctttacatagttgaatgtgctgacaacaaaatcacacaaaaataatcaatggaaatccaatttatcaacccatggaggtctggatttggagtcacactcaaaattaaagtgcaaaaccacactacaggctgatccaactttgatgtaatgtccttaaaacaagtcaaaatgaggctcagtagtgtgtgtggcctccacgtgcctgtatgacctccctacaacgcctgggcatgctcctgatgaggtggcggatggtctcctgagggatatcctcccagacctggactaaagcatccgccaactcctggacagtctgtggtgcaacatggcgttggtggatggagcgagacatgatgtcccagatgtgctcaattggattcaggtctggggaacgggcgggccagtccatagcatcaatgccttcctcttgcaggaactgctgacacactccagccacatgaggtttagcattgtcttgcattaggaggaacccagggccaaccgcaccagcatatggtctcacaaggggtctgaggatctcatcttggtacctaatggcagtcaggctacctctggcgagcacatggagggctgtgcggccccccaaagaaatgccaccccacaccatgactgaccctccgccaaaccggtcatgctggaggatgttgcaggcagcagaacgttctccacggcgtctccagactctgtcacgtctgtcacatgtgctcagtgtgaacctgctttcatctgtgaagagcacagggcgccagtggcgaatttgccaatcttggtgttctctggcaaatgccaaacgtcctgcacggtgttgggctgtaagcacaacccccacctgtggacgtcaggccctcataccaccctcatggagtctgtttctgaccatttgagcagacacatgcacatttgtggcctgctggaggtcattttgcagggctctggcagtgctccttctgctcctccttgcacaaaggcagaggtagcggtcctgctgctgggttgttgccctcctacggcctcctccacgtctcctgatgtactggcctgtctcctggtagcgcctccatgctctggacactacgctgacagacacagcaaaccttcttgccacagctcgcattgatgtgccatcctggatgagctgcactacctgagccacttgtgtgggttgtagactccgtctcatgctaccactagagtgaaagcaccgccagcattcaaaagtgaccaaaacatcagccaggaagcataggaactgagaagtggtctgtggttaccacctgcagaaccactcctttattgggggtgtcttgctaattgcctataatttccacctgttgtctattccatttgcacaacagcatgtgaaatttattgtcaatcagtgttgcttcctaagtggacagtttgatttcacagaagtgtgattgacttggagttacattgtgttgtttaagtgttccctttatttttttgagcagtatatgttaaatagttaaccaaatagctacctggactatctacattgaccctttttgcactataTTTTTTGACTtgccacatacgctgctgcttctGTTTATTAACTGTCACTTTactcctagttatatgtacatatctacctcaattacctcgtacccctgcactttgacttgATACTGGTacaccttgtatatagccaagttatcgttactcattgtgtatctactTTTACATTTAATATTAAGTGTTTTACTTTTGTATTagttctctattttctttctctctgcattgttgggaagggcccatttatttcactgttagtctacaccttttGTTTTCAAAGCATGAgacaaatataattttatttgatttctaagggaatttcatatttttccacctaacttttaacctaaatccaatgaccgGGTGCAATTTTCTGCTGATTTCATGTTgaaattcacattagttgacaactcaaccatgtgACAATCAAAATCCCCCATTTTACATGAAGACATATCTAGTCAGTGActgttccctatatactgtactctactgactCTCATTGTGCTCCATGAATGACAGTGGAAACACTTTGAATAATATCTCGGATTAAACAATGGTACCATATGAAGGTAATAATGTATACAAATAAACAAAGTGATTACATACGGTGCTGTGGAACAAAAGGTAGAGAGCACAGGCTAACAAGTGAACCAAAGGTCACCCATCAGAGCATCGTCTGACCTCTCGATCTCTTAACCCACCTTACCTCGCCTCCACTTCTCATTCCCCACACCGAGTAAACAAATTAAAATGGATGGTAAGGCGGAGAGAAGTACTGAAATGTATGCCTAACTCTGTGaagggctgtgtgtgtatgtgtgtgtccatggtTCAGACAGCTGACCACAGCCACAATAGGTTTCTGCATCAATAGCCCTACGCTTACATGACACTGTTAAACAATGCAAACACTAAAATATAAGGCATAGGAGTGATTGACATTAAGCACAGTGTTGCCAATTTATCAACTTTGTTTCTGTATTTAGCGAGTTTTCAGACCTGTCCAGTtttggtaaaaaaacaacaaatccGTATACTTTTCCGGCTGCCCTGGTTTTACCATCAACGGTTTTAATAGGATTTAGCAACTTTCCCCCCTCAATTCTGGCCTAAATGAGAGTGGGAGAAGCTGTCTGTGCAACAGATGTCACAGCAATTACCATTTAACTTGTTAGGTATAGTccgtttgtaactccactcactacttgtagctgtatagtctgttaatTTGTGTTGctggtcttggctagcttaatgttccgGTAGGTAGGTAGCTGGCACTCACTCACGTGGCTGCTAGTTCTGTAAT
Encoded proteins:
- the LOC115166003 gene encoding solute carrier organic anion transporter family member 4A1, which gives rise to MPILLNADTSFSSKQELLDLQNGPMGPSLDTPSPLNSHEDSPVGSGPGSPAGEGPAGHLILTRASAPLPGQLYGVEVPTETPLGLKFIPTDSEGLCGWGALTPRAIQTFNTPRWVLFFLCVASFLQGMIINGFINTVVTSIERRFDLRSYQAGLIASSYDIAACVCLAFVSYFGGTGHKPRWLGWGVLVMALGSLVFALPHFTTPPYQVSIPERTGVCTDNRTSPCHDSEGGGLSSYRFVFMLGQFLHGVGATPLYTLGVTYLDENVKSSYAPVYIGIFYTAAIVGPAAGYLLGGHFLNIYTEVHMTTELTPENPLWVGAWWIGFLAGGAAALVIALPILGYPRQLPGSQKYVAMRVSEAHQLKDGSQASASDPQFGKSVKDMPRSVLLLLKNPPFLFLCLAGATEATLIAGMSTFGPKFLESQFSLSASEAATWFGYMVVPAGGGGTFLGGYIVKKLNLRCRGIIRFCMVCALVSLLAIFIFLIHCPNVPMAGVTAPYPSNLPPGHQYNKNYNEQYYEQANNLRNSSLLHPNLTVGCNANCNCLRELYNPVCGDDGVMYYSPCHAGCSTINHTEISTGRQMYSGCSCVVGGNVTSGHEGLAWDGKCTSSCSHMPAFLTFLFIIISFTFLCSIPALTATLRCVPDNQRSFGLGIQWIVVRSLGGIPGPIAFGSVIDISCLLWEDQCGEQGSCHLYQNSAMSRYTLIAGIIYKVLGTLFFLLASVLYKPPPESPQSSCESTDHGPGDSGGETGDLPIKDLPPEIIANVHTRL